The following proteins are co-located in the Microbacterium sp. SORGH_AS_0888 genome:
- a CDS encoding thioesterase family protein, with product MNVLWRTLLVLWKARRRYRRDGPIDPFTVGRVRLTTLPTDLDLVRHMNNGRYLSLFDLGRFDLLMRTGVWHVMDEHGWYPVVANETISFRRSLHLWQRFTVESRVIAADDRAVYLEHRAVVGGEIYAQLFVRGRFVRRAGGVVRMSELFDALGVDRDAVPAPAEWMTRWASDVALPSSKAPAPSMWD from the coding sequence GTGAACGTCCTCTGGCGCACCCTCCTGGTGCTGTGGAAGGCGCGGCGGCGCTACCGCCGCGACGGGCCCATCGATCCCTTCACGGTCGGGCGGGTGCGGCTGACGACCCTGCCGACCGATCTCGACCTCGTGCGCCACATGAACAACGGCCGCTATCTGTCGCTGTTCGACCTGGGCCGCTTCGACCTGCTCATGCGCACGGGCGTGTGGCACGTCATGGACGAGCACGGCTGGTACCCCGTCGTGGCGAACGAGACCATCAGCTTCCGCAGGTCGCTGCACCTGTGGCAGCGGTTCACGGTCGAGTCGCGGGTCATCGCCGCCGACGACCGCGCCGTCTACCTCGAGCACCGGGCGGTCGTCGGCGGGGAGATCTACGCACAGCTGTTCGTCCGAGGCCGCTTCGTCAGACGCGCCGGAGGGGTCGTGCGGATGAGCGAGCTGTTCGACGCTCTCGGGGTGGACCGGGATGCCGTGCCGGCGCCGGCCGAGTGGATGACGCGATGGGCGAGCGACGTCGCGCTGCCGTCGAGCAAGGCTCCCGCCCCCAGCATGTGGGACTGA
- a CDS encoding GNAT family N-acetyltransferase: MNPETTTDVIVRPVRDVDAEALGRVHAQCWHETYDHLISKAALERVSARRLAELWTHWAAQGPEFRMSAALVDGEIVGFVGSGPARDRDAPRPRELYFIYLLDAFHGTGLGQKLFDAAVDAGEPLYLWVAEDNPRAHRFYTRNGFTLDGATHTEPFLGETLTEVRFTR, encoded by the coding sequence ATGAACCCCGAAACGACCACTGACGTCATCGTCCGGCCCGTCCGCGACGTGGATGCCGAGGCCCTCGGTCGTGTCCACGCGCAGTGCTGGCACGAGACCTACGATCACCTGATCAGCAAGGCCGCCCTCGAGCGGGTCTCAGCGCGGAGACTGGCCGAGCTCTGGACGCACTGGGCCGCGCAGGGCCCCGAGTTCCGCATGAGCGCGGCGCTCGTCGATGGCGAGATCGTGGGCTTCGTCGGCTCCGGCCCCGCCCGCGACCGCGATGCGCCCCGCCCCCGTGAGCTCTACTTCATCTACCTGCTCGACGCCTTCCACGGCACGGGCCTCGGCCAGAAGCTGTTCGATGCCGCGGTGGACGCGGGCGAGCCGCTGTATCTGTGGGTCGCGGAGGACAACCCCCGCGCGCACCGCTTCTACACGCGCAACGGCTTCACGCTCGACGGCGCGACGCACACCGAGCCCTTCCTCGGCGAGACGCTGACCGAGGTCCGCTTCACCCGCTGA
- a CDS encoding cytochrome b/b6 domain-containing protein produces the protein MATYGSTPRRGLPRVAGGEPWPPASSVPSGAAGVPGAGAADPLGETQESGRGVSVPHQRQESEAPSRNEGTAVAEAAPAVAAGADGADAAAAADGASNAAAGPARTIRRGLPRVPGGEPWPPASFSSPPAASRPVAASAAPASVAAAAAPGGGDGDIVAHGREEPEAPSRDGGAVAATAGIDGVVVPAVGGPVPTAAESAAGTDAPTLRRGLPRVAGGEPWPPASFVPRRPVVGVAEASAAPRSDAAEAATTASMSATGTAATPTGTATAVTAPVAAPAAPVTAPSAAAVTAPSAAAGPLPFVPTVFPTASSKRWDALRAERVGKGPLPAVEPARIGPFTRAQWAGAVVVGGLGLLFVVGMLVLAVRWLVSLGFLQDFLATYPGEYHLPDGAPVGLPAWIGWQHFFNVFLMVLIIRSGLQVRREKRPAAFWSPRRNKKRKISLNLWFHQALDILWLVNGVVFVVLLFVTGQWMRIVPTSWEVFPNALSAALQYASLDWPTENGWVNYNALQQLAYFATVFLAAPLAAVTGVRMSGVWPKNAKALNKAYPVEWARAVHFPVMIYFVLFIVVHVTLVLATGALRNLNHMYAAQDAVNWAGFWIFAGSLVVIAGGWVAARPLVLAPIARLFGTVSSR, from the coding sequence GTGGCGACGTACGGGTCGACGCCGCGGCGGGGACTGCCCCGGGTGGCCGGCGGTGAGCCGTGGCCTCCGGCATCCTCCGTCCCGTCGGGCGCAGCCGGCGTGCCGGGCGCCGGTGCGGCCGATCCTCTCGGTGAGACGCAGGAGAGCGGGAGGGGCGTCTCCGTTCCGCACCAGCGCCAGGAGTCCGAGGCGCCGTCGCGGAACGAGGGCACCGCGGTGGCCGAGGCCGCGCCGGCGGTCGCGGCCGGGGCGGACGGCGCCGATGCGGCGGCTGCCGCGGACGGTGCATCGAACGCGGCGGCGGGGCCCGCGCGGACGATACGGCGCGGGCTTCCGCGGGTGCCGGGGGGAGAGCCGTGGCCCCCGGCGTCCTTCTCCTCGCCGCCGGCTGCGTCTCGGCCCGTCGCCGCTTCCGCCGCACCTGCGTCGGTCGCCGCTGCTGCGGCTCCGGGAGGCGGGGATGGCGACATCGTCGCGCACGGGCGCGAGGAGCCCGAGGCGCCGTCGCGGGACGGCGGCGCCGTCGCAGCGACGGCGGGCATCGACGGCGTCGTGGTGCCCGCGGTGGGCGGCCCGGTCCCGACGGCCGCGGAATCGGCCGCCGGGACGGATGCGCCGACGCTGCGCCGTGGGCTGCCCCGAGTGGCCGGCGGTGAGCCGTGGCCACCCGCATCCTTCGTGCCGCGTCGGCCCGTCGTCGGCGTTGCCGAGGCCTCGGCTGCGCCACGGAGCGACGCCGCCGAGGCGGCGACGACGGCCTCGATGAGCGCGACCGGGACGGCGGCCACCCCGACCGGGACGGCCACCGCCGTGACCGCGCCCGTGGCGGCGCCCGCCGCGCCCGTGACCGCGCCGAGCGCGGCGGCCGTGACCGCGCCGAGCGCGGCGGCCGGCCCCCTGCCCTTCGTCCCGACGGTGTTCCCGACCGCATCCTCGAAGCGGTGGGATGCGCTTCGCGCCGAGCGTGTGGGCAAGGGGCCGCTCCCCGCCGTGGAGCCCGCCCGGATCGGGCCCTTCACGCGGGCGCAGTGGGCGGGTGCGGTGGTCGTGGGCGGTCTCGGACTCCTCTTCGTCGTGGGCATGCTCGTGCTCGCGGTGCGGTGGCTCGTGTCGCTCGGATTCCTGCAGGACTTCCTGGCGACCTATCCGGGCGAGTACCACCTGCCCGACGGCGCACCCGTGGGGCTGCCCGCATGGATCGGCTGGCAGCACTTCTTCAACGTGTTCCTGATGGTGCTGATCATCCGTTCCGGCCTCCAGGTGCGCCGGGAGAAGCGACCGGCCGCGTTCTGGTCCCCGCGGCGCAACAAGAAGCGCAAGATCAGCCTGAACCTGTGGTTCCACCAGGCGCTCGACATCCTGTGGCTCGTCAACGGCGTCGTCTTCGTCGTGCTGCTGTTCGTGACGGGCCAGTGGATGCGGATCGTGCCGACCTCGTGGGAGGTGTTCCCGAACGCGCTCTCCGCCGCGCTGCAGTACGCGTCGCTGGACTGGCCGACGGAGAACGGCTGGGTCAACTACAACGCCCTCCAGCAGCTCGCGTACTTCGCGACCGTGTTCCTGGCGGCACCGCTCGCCGCCGTCACGGGCGTGCGGATGAGCGGCGTGTGGCCCAAGAACGCGAAGGCGCTCAACAAGGCGTACCCGGTCGAGTGGGCGCGCGCGGTGCACTTCCCGGTGATGATCTACTTCGTGCTGTTCATCGTGGTGCACGTCACGCTCGTGCTCGCGACGGGCGCGCTGCGCAACCTCAACCACATGTACGCCGCGCAGGATGCGGTGAACTGGGCCGGGTTCTGGATCTTCGCGGGGTCCCTGGTCGTGATCGCCGGCGGCTGGGTCGCCGCCCGTCCGCTCGTGCTGGCCCCGATCGCGCGGCTGTTCGGCACGGTGTCGTCCCGCTGA
- a CDS encoding electron transfer flavoprotein subunit alpha/FixB family protein, with amino-acid sequence MTIAADAVLVLLEVTPAGELAKSSAGLLGAAALVGSPVALVVADAGRHEALAADAASLGAQTVLVAGLGGAGTALTVPLVDALDAAVERVAPDAVLVSNSIEGRDVAGRLAARRGLPIAVDAVGVARDELGITALHSVYGGSYDVTSASTFGPLVVTVRQGAVDARADAVASPVVLPLEVAASGAPAATIERFEEVVASSSRPELRGAAKVVSGGRGLGSAEKFVLVEQLADALGAAVGASRAAVDAGYVPHAAQVGQTGVSVSPQLYVALGISGAIQHKAGMQTAKTIVAINKDADAPIFDIADFGVVGDLFTVVPQLIAALEAKKA; translated from the coding sequence ATGACGATTGCTGCTGATGCGGTGCTGGTGCTGCTGGAGGTGACCCCCGCGGGTGAGCTGGCGAAGTCGTCGGCCGGGCTCCTCGGCGCCGCGGCGCTCGTGGGCTCCCCCGTGGCGCTCGTCGTCGCGGACGCCGGTCGGCACGAGGCGCTCGCGGCGGATGCGGCATCCCTCGGCGCGCAGACCGTCCTCGTCGCGGGTCTCGGCGGCGCGGGCACGGCGCTGACCGTGCCGTTGGTCGATGCCCTCGACGCGGCCGTCGAGCGGGTGGCGCCGGACGCGGTCCTCGTGTCGAACTCGATCGAGGGGCGCGATGTCGCCGGGCGGCTCGCCGCGCGACGCGGCCTGCCGATCGCGGTCGATGCCGTCGGCGTCGCGCGTGACGAGCTCGGCATCACCGCGCTGCACTCGGTGTACGGCGGATCGTACGACGTGACCTCGGCATCCACGTTCGGGCCGCTCGTCGTCACGGTGCGCCAGGGAGCGGTCGATGCGCGCGCGGATGCGGTGGCGTCGCCTGTCGTGCTGCCGCTGGAGGTGGCCGCCTCGGGCGCCCCCGCGGCGACCATCGAGCGGTTCGAGGAAGTCGTGGCCTCGTCGTCGCGGCCCGAGCTGCGCGGAGCCGCGAAGGTCGTCTCCGGCGGCCGGGGACTGGGCTCGGCGGAGAAGTTCGTGCTCGTCGAGCAGCTGGCCGATGCGCTGGGCGCTGCCGTCGGCGCCTCGCGCGCCGCGGTCGATGCCGGGTACGTCCCGCACGCCGCGCAGGTCGGGCAGACCGGCGTCTCGGTCTCGCCGCAGCTGTACGTCGCGCTGGGCATCAGCGGCGCGATCCAGCACAAGGCGGGGATGCAGACCGCGAAGACGATCGTCGCGATCAACAAGGATGCCGATGCGCCGATCTTCGACATCGCCGACTTCGGCGTCGTCGGGGACCTGTTCACCGTCGTGCCGCAGCTGATCGCGGCGCTCGAGGCGAAGAAGGCCTAG